The genomic window GAAGTGGGGCATGCCGGAGGCTCCACCGTGCTCTCATCCCCGGGGAACCCTGCAGCAAATGCCATGTTTGCAAGGCCCTGCCAGAGCCTCCTTCATGAGCTGGAAAGACCATTCGCGCCTGCTCCAGGCTGAGCTGGGCACCAAAAGTCTCGTGCAAAGGGAAGTGGGAGTTGTTTCTAAGAAAGGATGTAGGAGGAAGGTGGCTGCCAGTGCTTGGGGCCGGCTGGGCTGGAACAGAGCCTTGGCGTGAAGCCAGGCGCAGAACGGATAAAGACTgaccagagcccagcccagcctgacacTTCTCCCCTTTGCCCACCTCCagctcctcctttccttccttgccATCCTGTTGTGAGACCACGCTGCTCACGTGGATTGATGGGACGAACCAGACTCCTAGCTTGCACGATGCCCGGCCTCTCGAGTGCCCAGGACTTCAGCACCGTGGTGCCGAGCCCTGGAGCCTTGTGCTCCAGGAAGAGGAGAGGTGTCtgagccagctctgagcaggctcttcTGGGGGGGCATTAACGGCATGAGACAGAGCTGGCCCAGGGCTTGGGCCGGCGGGGAGCGGGGGCCTTAGGGAGAAGGCAGCCAGGCACTGCTGAGCTGCCTGGCTCCTGGGATGAGCAAATCAAAGGCTGAGCAGCTTGGACCTGCCACAGAGCCCTGGAGGAGCAGCTTCTGCAACGGAGCCAGGATCGACGTTACGTGCTTAATGCATCCGGTTACAATCGGGGCACTGGTCTCGGCTGCGGGGAAGCAGTGCCCAGCAAGAGCAAGAGCGCAAGCGTGCTGAAGAGTGCAAAGGGCaggtggaagggggaggcagaTTTCACGCTACCAGAGGCACAAGGCAAAGTCCAGCTCTACTGCACGAGGTAGCCGAGAGATGAGAAGTGCTGGGCAGAAACCTATATCCACGCCTGATCCCTAGGACCGAACGTGGTTGCTGCGATGGACGGGCAGCAGGCCCGGGCACTGCCTGCGCTCCTAGTTCTGTTCTCGTCTTTTAATGCACTTGCTCCTAAGGAAACTGGGCACACGCGCATGTGTGCAAGtacacgcacacacgcatgcatacatTGTCCTTCCTGGAAACCTCTCCTACGCGCCCACCCAGAGCTCAGCAGCAGACAAAACACTTCTGAACCGGCGCAGGATCCTCTTGCAGCGCACAACTCGGCCGTTACAGGTCCAGCGTCTCACCTTGCAAATGGCTCTTCACCGGCAGAGGTCTTTGGATTCGGCCCTGCCGTCCGACTGAGACGCACCAGCTCAGCTCCCTCTTTGCCTTCATAAACCCGCAGCCAGCCCCAAGCATAAAAATGACCCTGGGATAAATCAGCTTGAACGTTAAAGAAAGGGAACATAAAGCTTTGGCCCAGAAAAGGAAGACAGACCAGAGACTCGGAGAACCGGCCAGTTGCTGCTTGACACGGGAGGTGCCCCAGCGTGCTAGTGAGGGGAGCCTGTCTGAAGTCCCAAACACACAACCAGCTTTAGATAGACTTGTCCTCCAAAACGTATTTGAAGCTGGAgcttgtgctaggtgctgcacaaagTCAGAGGAAAACGGGGCCCACCAAGCTCACAACATGTCAGACACGTGGCTCTGAAGTGTCCGGTGCATTTTTGGGGCCAGCTGAGAAATATGTTTTCTACCTCCTGATTTATAAAGTTAGTATGCTAAGACCAAGAAAACAGGATAATAAACCTGGAGCTCACAACACGCGCCCTGCACCCCGGGGGCTCCCAGCAGGACGGCTCTGACAAACAAGCTGGTTCTCCATCAGAGGAAATCAACAGTTTATTATCAGGTCAACATTTACAGAGGCGAGTGCAAAAGCCGCAGCAAACACCAGGTGCTCGGAGGGGCAggcccccctgccagctgcatCTCGGCAGATGCCACGGTGTGAAGAGCTGGTGAAGTGCCCCTGAGTACAGATGGACCGTAACACCGCTGGCCCCATGGCGGGTTCCTTCCTTGCACCGCTCGCAAGGCCTTGTGGCTGCGTCCCCAGATAGAAAGGGCACCAGTGGCTAGAGGCAGGGCTCCCATCGTGCCTGCCTGCTGGAGCTTGGAGCCCACGTCCTGATCTCATATACCTGCCTGAACCCGCACACCTGAAGCCAAGGGGGGTTTTGCCTGCAGGACTGGGGCACAAATGCACCACGTCTGCTGGACTCCGGACTCAGAGAggacagagcagctgcagcctctccaaaGAGGCAATGCAGGAGACTTGGACAAGAGAGCTGAACCCCCTTGTGCGTTTAGAGTGGCTGTGTTGTGGAGACCACGAAGGCCTGATGTGAGACCCCGGccctggggaaaggcagcaggacccaggcacTGCACTCTGGGGAATCAGTGTTGTAGCCCTTTGGTATCAAGAGGTAACGTGAACACAGGGTTCAAAGCCTGAGTGATGTGCACTGTAGCCAAGCCGGCCAAAGCCAGTGGAAATCGGCTGTCGCGCTTGCTAATGCCGATGGGGTGAGGCGAGAATAAGCCCAGTGCAAGACAGGCCCCAGCCAGACCAAGAACCTGAATCAGGCTGTGAAATCATTTCTATTCTGTGCAAATCTGAGGACAAGCCTGGGCCGTTGTCTGGCCGGATCATATAACCATCCTCGCCCCAGCCCTCCCGGGGGAGTTTACATGGGGCGATTCATACCATGATCCCAGGCCAGAAAACAGCACaggtgagcagggccaggctctccCCTCGGGGAAACCCAGTGCggcccttgcctgccccagggcactggctggATTTCCCGAGGGGGGAACCGTTCGGAGCCCAGCGCCTGCTTCTGCTCCACTGCGGAGGTAAGGGTGAAACCCTGGCTCCAGGGAAGCCAACGCTGAGGTCAGCGGGGCCAGAGTTTCAGCCACACTTCCTACCTACAATGGAGAGGCGACGGCATTCAGCAGTGGGTAcctggccctggctggggctggggatgtgACAGCACTGGAAGTAGGACCAGCCTGATAACAGTGCCAGCGGCGGCTCCCCCGCATCCAGCCTGGGTCGTGGCGTCGGTGCTCTCCCAGCCCATGAGCCAGTGCCCAGCCTCCAGAGACTGGTACGGGTCTGCGCTGGGAAGTACCGCGCTGGAGAAGCCTGCAGGTCCTCCCGTCAGCAGATCCTCACCTGCTCCGGAAACACCGTCACGGCCACCCGTCCCGCGCTGCCAGCGCAGGACGAGACACGCCGCAGGGAGGAGCAGTGCACGAAGTATGGCAGCTCGCTTACTTCCCCGTCAGCCCCTGGTCTGCTTTGGCTGCAAAACAAAGAGAAACTCAGGGTCAGCCTGTTCAGAGCTGCTCTCACTAGCCTCGTGCACCCACAGCTCCTATTTCCCAAGCACCACGGGGTTGGGGCCAGAAGCTGGACTGGGATCACGTGCTCTGGGCTTGTCCCCGGAGCCGTCGACCGAGGAAAACCCCATGGTTCGAGGAAGCCGTCAGCTTCTCAGCTTCCTcatctgcaaggcagagggggaggggaggcagtatTCATGTCTCTCCTACAGCTTCTGCGACACTTAATTATCCCGGGCAGTGCCATGTTAGAAGGCGGCAGAGAGCTAAAATGAACGAGCCAACTCTGGTAGCCGCCGTTCGCGGGCCTGCAAGTTCACAGCCCCGCTCTTTACACAAACACCCAGCCATTCAGCTCCTCCATCGCTGGGGGACAGCAAAACCTCCACGaggcagctccctccctccccgggcgcccctgcctctgctccttggAAACTCAAAGGGGTTTTGCTCTCAAACCTTCGAGCCTGGAAGGCAGGTCTGGGATCCCTGAAGCCCGTCGGGGTCCTTGTCAGGGGAGCTGAATGGGTCAAAATAAAACCCactccctgcacccagctccGGGATCCTTTATGGCCACCGTGGTCGTTTGTGGTGTGGGACTGAGAGCCGCCGCAATCCTGGGCTACAGCTGACCCTCACTGAGCACGAGGAAGAGAGGGAAGTTCGGAAAAAGAGCACCACAGCCAAGGCAGGCCTGGAGGAAGCACTGCTCTCAGGGGTCTGGGCTGGGATTGTGCACCAGCCCTGGAGACAGACACCCCAAAACCAGAAGACGGACCAGTCCCTTCCTCACCCCGCAACAGCCCCTGGAGCCACGAGCCGAACCGGGCAGCCAGGGAGCCGGGCACGGGGGAAGCCCTCACCTTTGGGGATGAACTTCAGCGAGCTGCTGAATATTCAGAAGCGGGACTGCCCCTTCTTCGGCCCGTCGTTGAGGAACTCGTGGCCCAGGCCATTGCCGCACTTGCCGCACGATACCTGGAAGAGAGGACAGCGGTGAGCGCAGGGACGTACCTGTCCGGCCACCCTTTCCAGCCAGGGTCTGGGCCGCAGAGGGAACGCGGGGACCTTCGCTGCCAAGCCAGCAAGACTTCGTGCCCACCTTCAGGGCGCCCGGACGCTCCTCGTACTTGGACACGCTGTCGGCATGGACCGTCTTGGTGAACGCTGGCCACGGCGACGAGTGCTCGAACTTGGCCTGGCTGGAGAAGAGCTCGTAGCCGCACTTGGAGCACACGTAGATGcctgggaaggggggagcaggcaggttaACTGGGCTTTCACGGCGCCTCCGCCCCAGCCTGGATCTGGGCCGGCCACATCAAAGCGTGCTGGATGTTGTCGGGGGGAGTTTGCAGAGCTCACAGGCCTCCactgaaggggttggggggaatccCACTTTGCCCCCTCACAGCACAGGACCTCTGACACGTGGTTTTTAGTCCtcttgcatgcacacacgtgtacaATCCTGCTGTCCTGGTAGGCACCacgtcccagccctgcctgggtgtcccacccctgctgctggaccCATCTCCAGCTGGGCTCTTGCAGCTGATTGACCCCCCCATATTACCAGGCTCCTATGTGGGGGGACAGACACCCCTATGGACAGCCCAGGCCAACCCTGACTgcactgggaggcaggggcaacCATAGGCAGTGGGGTCCTATGCGAGGGCAGGAGCACCCTATAGACAGCAAGGTCCCTCCAGGAGAAGCAGGAGCACCCTATAAGCAGAAAGGTCCCTACAGAAGAAGGGGCACATGATAAGCAGTGAGGTCCCTAtgggggagcagctggcaccCTACAGACACTGGATGTTGTCTATAGGGTTAGGGTTGGTTGATTAGGGttgggttaggttaggttagggtccCCATGGGAGGCAGGGGCACCCTATAGGCAGTGCAGTTCCTATGGGGGCACCCTATAAGGGAGCATAGACACCCTAGAAGCAATAAGGTCCCTACAGGGGAAGCTGGGGCGCTGTACAGGCAGCAGGgtccctgtggggcaggggcacccTACAGACAGCGGATGTTGTCTATAGGGGTCACAgactgtaaggggctggaagggacctcgcaagatcatggggtccagcccgcCCTgtgctaggcaggaaagacaactgggggtcagggatggggtaggggtaggggcagggtTAGGGGCAGGGTTAGGGATGCGGTAGGGGTAGGGGTAAGGGCAGGATTAGGGGCAGGGGTAGTAATGGAGTAGGGGTAGgggtaggagcaggggcaggattaGGGATGCGGTAGGGGTAAGGGCAGGATTAGGGGCAGGGATAGTGATGGAGTAGGGGTATgggtaggagcaggggcaggattaGGGGCAGTGGTAGGGGCAGGGTTAGGGATGGGGTAGTATTGGGgtagggatggggaaggggtaggattaggggcaggggtaggtatggggtaggggcagggataGTAATGGGGTAGAGGCAGGGTCCCGACGGGGGGAGCACGGAGACGGGCGAGGCAGCGGGGTGGGTGCAGTGGCAGCGGGGCCCCGGGGCAGCCGCCCCCCGGCGCTCACCCGGGTCGAAGAGGCCGGCGTAGCGCTCGGCGCCGCGGAAGGCGCAGAAGGACATGGCCGCTCCCGGCAGCTCCCTGTCCGGGCCGGCCGCGCCGCGCGCTCCCCGCGGCCGCCAGGGGGCGCTGCCGGACAAGGCGGcgcaggcaggcgggcgggcgggcggcgctgACCTCGACTTGCCGCGCTGCAGCCTGAGCCCGTTGCTGCTCGCGCTGTCGCCCCCCGCCGTGCTGAGCACAGCCCCGCGtagcctcccctgcagctgccacatgcCCGGCTCCGGCTTCTCCTccgcagactcaatcagcccagctccctgcgcCTCTGCTCGCAGCGGTGTCCCCAGCGCCGAGCCATTGTCCGTGCCAGGGTGTCCCCGTCTTTTCTGTGGCTGCGCCCGGTTCCTGCCCTTCCCAGCCCTCGCACGAGTTCGGAGCGACTGGAGCAAACCCTGGCCCCGAAGCCCGGTCTCTTCCTCGAGCCAGGCTGGATCTCCTTCCAGACGAGCCGCCCCGGGGTTTCGTCTCCTGTGCAACGTGCTCCCGTCTCGTCTGTAAGATGTGACAGGCGTGTGGCACCCGCAAGCCACTTGCCACGCTGCCCGGCCGTGACACTGTTATAGTCCTCTGGCGTCTCAGACGTGCTGCCCTGCTCCGGGGCTGTTCCTCTCCCAGGGGCTGGCTGAAGACCAGTcatgcctgccccctccacccgGGGAAGTGGGGGTCACAGCAGGTCTCGGGGACCTTGTTCTGCTTATGATTGATGTGAATTGTTGCCGGGCCTCAAGACGTGTCCGTGGCGCTGCATCGGCAGTGACAGCCCTCTGGACAGATGGAGCGTGCAAGCGATGAGCCCGGGGAGGCTGCGGCCCGGTGCACACGCAGGCAGTGCAAAGGGACAACGTGACCCCAGGTCTCTCGAGTTCCTGCCAGCTTCTGCGCTTGCAAAGCTGGGCCTGGTGCAGAAATCAGTAGCCGCAGCACCGCGGGGTGTCGTGGGGAAGAGAGAGCTCGATCGAGCAGAGCGCTGCAGGGCTGCGACGGAGCGAAGGCTGCAGCTCGGGCCAGACCTTCCTCGCCCGCCCCGCCAGGACACGGTCAGAGCAAGTGGGCATCGCACCCTGCCCTGCGACCTGGATGGAGTCTGTCCGGCCTGCCCTACGCAGCATCCCAGAGCTCAGAGCAGTACCTTCAATCTGCCTCCCACACCGGTTTTAATCTGCCTCCCACACTGGTTTCAATCTGCCTCCCACACCGGTTTTAATCTGCCTCCCACACCGGTTTCAATCTGCCTCCCACACCAGTTTTAATCTGCTTCCCACACCGGTTTCAATCTACCTCCCACACCAGTTTCCCCCAGATCGCTGGCTCCACGGGCTCCGGTGCTGCAGCgaggaggcaggctgcctccACCCGAGCCTGTGCTTGTCTCCAGCAGCACATGTCAGCACTTGGCCCGATCTTATTGCTGGTGCTTCCCTGagccctctgcctccctccttcctAGGGGCTTTATGTTCCAAGATCCAAAATATTCCATTagctcccctggcagcagcacttTAAATCCCTGGCAGAAGCAGCATCGCCTCCCCCTCAAACTCCCCGAGCTGAACCACACACAGCCCTGAGCGTGCAGGGAATGGCTACGACGTGCATGTTGCACGGGGATAATGCAGGCGCCGGGCAGACGTTCCCACTGTCCCTCCTTGACCCCACAGAAAGTGTCTCAGCCACCCCAGGCTGCGGGGCGATGCCTTTGCTTTCTGATGTCCTCTGAGAGCGAACTGCCATCTGCCTCGTGAGCCCTCTGCTGATGCTGCCGGGAGGTCCATGGTGAAAGGGGGGTGATTACAGCTGATGGGTGGACAGGCACCAAGTGGGATCCCTCAGACCAAAGCCAGTTTCTTGTCTCCGGGACTGGGAGATGGAGCCGCAGTCTCGTGGCGACAGCCCCGTCGTGCTACAGAAGCGGTTATCCTGAACGGATCAGGACCACGTCTCCCACGGCTCACGTTGGGGCATTTCACAAGTGGTCTAAGTGCTTGTTTCCTACCCCGTCCCTCAGGGTGAAACTCCTGGCATCTCCGCAGCCGGTCACTGCCACTCGCCGAGCACGCGCTGGCCCCAGAGAGGTCCTGCTGAGGCCGAAGCTTTGTCTTCCTCCACAATGGACACGTTGGATCTCCGCGTTCTTGCACATTTGCAAGGTGCTGTTTTGGAGCTgttcatcctcctcctctttagCAAAGCAAGCATCGCCTGCTCCATTTTCTGGAGGTAACGGGGCAGGTCCCTGCCTCTCTATGACCTCTGCAGCTTACCTCCACACTGCGGTGGAGGAGCAGCACAGGGGAGCAGTGCACCTGCGTCAGGGACGTTGCAAGGACTCTGGGACAAGCAGCAAGGAGGCAGCTCCCCCTTTAAAAACCCATGCTGTGTTTCATGCTGGGCCCAGCGCCCATGGGAGCTTAGTTGACCCTGGGTAGTTGCCCATGCAGGGCAGTAGCGTTTCCAGGGATGTTTTGGGTGCTGAGTCCCAGGGAGTTGATTTTGGGAGCTCCTAGTACGGGGGATATAGGAGCATATGGAGAAGTGGGGCTGCAAggcacctccagaggtcacatctagtccagcctgaGGCAGGTCGGGATTTCACCCCAGACCGACCCGTTGTctaacctcagcctcctctttcacaggggcagggggtttcTCTGAGAGACCCAGAAAGAAGGGGGCGTCCCGGctgcactggggccctgcaggaaGTCCAAGATGCACACCCACTTGCACGCAGGCTTAAACCAGACACGGGTGACTCTGCGATCCCTCGGGGATATGCACGGGTGCTCTGCACgtgttccccacccagcagcactcagGCTTTTGCCCCGGGGGTCACAGGAGACGATGCACAAAGCAAACACGGCGGGGTGTGCATCAGGGACCACGTCTGGTGGGTTTGGCTTGGCCGGTGCTTTGCTGCTGCAGAGAACCTGCCTGTGCCTTGTCTGAGGTTATTGTcagagcaggagaaggaggaaccCGCGTGGAGCCTTGCCAGCCTTCTGCAGCAGAGCGCTCCCCCGTGCTGCATTTGTCACTCAGCCCAgggggctgctcccctcctccatcccgAGAGCGTGCCgtgcgccctgccctgccctgccctgccctgatcctGCCCGGAGCAGCCGCCCCGCTGCATGAGAATGCGTTGTGACACATGAGCTACCGCTTCTGCCTCGAGCCTGCACAGCAAAGCCAGAGCACCTGGTCCCAAGGCATCTGCATGCACCGTGAAGAAGCCACGGCCGTGAGCGCCCAGGGGCCCGCGGCCCGTGTTGTGGAGACTCCCATCCCACGACGGGAGGATAAAGCCTAGCGATCCTTCCCGAgtccctgggcctggctgcagtAGAGCTGACGCAGACAACCCCGCGAAGCACCACGCCGGATGGGGTGTTCCAGGTAATAACGTGCCTTACTCCACTGGGCAGCAAGGAATAAAGGACCTGGACCCTGGGAAAAGGATGCACTGGACTAGGCTGCTGATTCCCTCCGTGCTAAGGTATGGACGCTGTATGGCggggcaggaaagggaggggggttTCGTATCCATCCCAGCACCTGGACACGTTCCTCCCCGCTAGCACTGCTGCTTCGAGGctttctggggctgctgccagctctgctggaaTCAGCCTGGCCCCTGATCCGGTAGCATCGCTGCAAATAAGGCCGTCGCATGGCTGACAGCCTGCCCCTGCAGCGCCGGTGCAGTGAGTCTTTGGAGCGGCCGGGGAAACGCTGCGGACAGGAAGCCTCAGCATCCTCAGTCCCTGCCTCTTTAGGGCAGGTGGGGCACACGCCGCTTCTTAGTCCCACGCTCCTGTTCCCTTTGCTCCCAGGCTGGGCCCGTCCCTTTCTGCCTGGCATTTCCACAGTGCACATGTTGGGTGTCGGGACACCCGCGTTCGCAGTCTCTGTCTTGCTTCCCAGGTCCACCTCTGTGCTTTTGACTCATTGGTTTGGTCCTTTCCCAGTCTTCTTGCTATTTGGAGGCATTTCTCTAGGGTAAGATGTTTCTCTCCCATCAGCTGGAATCGCATGACCCACACATGTCTTGTCCCAGAAGTCCCATAGGGCT from Alligator mississippiensis isolate rAllMis1 chromosome 13, rAllMis1, whole genome shotgun sequence includes these protein-coding regions:
- the MSRB1 gene encoding methionine-R-sulfoxide reductase B1, whose translation is MSFCAFRGAERYAGLFDPGIYVCSKCGYELFSSQAKFEHSSPWPAFTKTVHADSVSKYEERPGALKVSCGKCGNGLGHEFLNDGPKKGQSRFUIFSSSLKFIPKAKADQGLTGK